A portion of the Chaetodon trifascialis isolate fChaTrf1 chromosome 7, fChaTrf1.hap1, whole genome shotgun sequence genome contains these proteins:
- the bnipl gene encoding bcl-2/adenovirus E1B 19 kDa-interacting protein 2-like protein isoform X1: protein MEAALEHRKAPVGASVPPNIQDMELREEWQDDGFPRPLPEDCGSPGETESPSGGEQRPVPPSSLALSGTVGGGTKKRLVAPSLSVTLSCRDSRDPSNDGFSAAALSATPDETPSLDINLEALETPSGSETGTLPDSTHELEWEDDLPRMARGRSGAVARSPMEQSEGLMELDQVDSRGRRWRRFCISGHEYHVNMSVLEPYLQVLSHGGYYGDEMNAIILFTSCYLPENTVEDYEYVMDNLFRYIVGTLDLMVSENYLLVYLCAMAPRNKLPAIKWLHQCYTSIDRRLKKDLKGLLVVHPAWYIKALITVVKPFISEKFGRKIRFIQSLQDLSQVIPTDRLQIPDAIRHFDENLNR from the exons atggaggCTGCTTTGGAGCACAGGAA GGCTCCTGTAGGGGCCTCAGTCCCCCCCAACATCCAGGACATGGAGCTGAGGGAGGAGTGGCAGGACGACGGCTTCCCCAG GCCTCTCCCAGAGGATTGTGGGAGtccaggagagacagagagcccaTCAGGTGGCGAGCAGCGACCAG TCCCACCCTCCAGCCTCGCCCTATCAGGAACAGTTGGAGGCGGAACTAAGAAGCGTCTGGTGGCCCCGTCTCTCAGTgtcactctgagctgcagagactcTCGCGACCCGAGCAACGATGGCTTTTCTGCTGCTGCGCTGTCGGCGACACCAGACGAGACACCGTCTCTCGACATCAACCTCGAGGCCCTGGAGACGCCCTCTGGCAGCGAGACTGGAACCCTGCCAGACAGCACGCACGAGCTGGAGTGGGAGG ATGACCTCCCCCGGATGGCAAGGGGCAGGTCCGGGGCTGTGGCCAGGAGCCCGATGGAGCAGTCGGAGGGTCTGATGGAGTTGGACCAGGTGGACAGCAGGGGGCGCCGTTGGAGGAGGTTCTGCATCTCCGGACATGAATATCACGTCAACATGAGCGTCCTGGAGCCGTACCTCCAGGTCCTGTCacatggag GTTACTATGGAGATGAGATGAACGCCATCATCCTGTTTACCTCCTGCTACCTGCCGGAGAACACGGTGGAGGACTACGAGTATGTCATGGACAACCTGTTCAG GTACATCGTGGGGACGTTGGACCTGATGGTCTCAGAGAACTACCTGCTGGTCTACCTGTGTGCCATGGCTCCCAGAAACAAACTGCCAGCCATCAAATGGCTTCACCAGTGCTACACGTCCATTGACAGGAG GCTGAAGAAGGACCTGAAGGGGCTGCTGGTTGTCCATCCTGCCTGGTACATCAAGGCTCTCATCACGGTGGTCAAACCCTTCATCAg TGAGAAGTTCGGCAGGAAGATTCGGTTCATCCAGAGTCTGCAGGATCTGTCTCAGGTCATCCCCACAGATAGGCTGCAGATCCCAGATGCAATACGCCA CTTTGATGAGAACTTAAACAGATGA
- the prune gene encoding exopolyphosphatase PRUNE1, giving the protein MEEFLSSCRRVVQVNSDQAGPGFHVVLGNEACDVDSMVCALTYAYFLSKTAQSDMLAVPLLNIRQSDLVLRSDNVFLLREVGMSPDLLLFRDQLDLPALRRAGRLQLTLVDHNVLPSSDRNLEGAVVEVIDHHLQEREPSPSCPVTVEMVGSCATLVTERIIQKAPEILDQQVAQLLYAAVVLDCVNMAPSAGKVTPKDVQFAAALESRFPALPPRGALFQTLQNAKFDISGLNTEQMLLKDMKSVSGSLNLAISVLYITLEDFLQRAELEAKLSGFCLKFGFDLLLLMTISFTESNEPIRELAVFSHSATCREEVSLYLEQARNPALNLRPVSSPHPHITAYQQGNTLASRKKLLPIVKDFLKERDGDGCLGDCRLGDVEEEESRVPPTPMNSLVDGCPLDDGLPHISAQDLEEKFSKMADRGEK; this is encoded by the exons ATGGAGGAGTTTCTGTCGAGCTGCCGCCGTGTCgtgcag GTGAACTCGGATCAGGCTGGTCCAGGGTTCCATGTGGTTCTCGGGAATGAAGCCTGTGACGTGGACTCTATGGTGTGTGCTTTGACCTACGCTTACTTCCTGTCCAAG acgGCACAGAGTGACATGCTCGCTGTCCCTCTGCTGAACATCCGTCAGTCAGACCTCGTCCTGCGTTCGGACAACGTCTTCCTGCTGCGAGAGGTCGGTATGTCTCCGGACCTTCTGCTGTTCAGAGACCAGCTGGACCTGCCAGCGCTGCGGCGAGCTGGCCGTCTGCAGCTGACGCTGGTCGACCACAATGTCCTGCCCAG TTCAGACAGAAACCTGGAGGGGGCGGTGGTGGAGGTGATCGACCATcacctgcaggagagagagccCTCCCCCTCCTGTCCTGTTACCGTGGAGATGGTGGGATCCTGTGCTACCCTGGTAACAGAACGCATCATTCAGAAAGCTCCAGAAATCCTGGACCAGCAGGTCGCTCAACTGCTCTACG CTGCGGTGGTCTTGGACTGTGTCAACATGGCTCCCTCAGCAGGTAAAGTGACTCCTAAAGACGTTCAGTTTGCTGCAGCATTGGAGTCTCGTTTCCCTGCTCTGCCACCGAGGGGCGCTCTCTTCCAGACCCTGCAGAACGCCAAGTTTGACATCTCAG GTTTGAACACTGAACAGATGTTGTTGAAGGACATGAAGTCTGTTTCAGGAAGTTTGAATCTTGCCATCTCTGTCCTTTACATCACGCTGGAG GACTTCCTGCAGAGGGCAGAGCTGGAGGCGAAGCTCTCAGGTTTCTGTCTGAAGTTTGGATTCgacttgctgctgctgatgaccATCTCCTTCACTGAGAGcaatgagccaatcagagagcttgCTGTGTTCAGCCACAGTGCTACCTGCAGGGAAGAG GTAAGCCTTTACCTTGAACAGGCCCGTAACCCCGCCCTCAACCTCCGGCCCGTCAGCAGCCCTCATCCTCACATCACGGCCTATCAGCAAG GAAACACTTTGGCCTCTCGTAAGAAGCTCCTCCCCATCGTTAAGGACTTCCTGAAGGAGCGGGATGGAGACGGTTGCCTGGGAGACTGTCGCCTGGGagacgtggaggaggaggagtctcGAGTCCCTCCGACCCCCATGAACAGTCTGGTGGACGGCTGTCCTCTGGATGACGGCCTGCCTCACATCAGCGCTCAGGACCTGGAGGAGAAGTTCAGCAAGATGGCCgacagaggagagaagtga
- the bnipl gene encoding bcl-2/adenovirus E1B 19 kDa-interacting protein 2-like protein isoform X2: MSSPAGHTGKFTEDRAPVGASVPPNIQDMELREEWQDDGFPRPLPEDCGSPGETESPSGGEQRPVPPSSLALSGTVGGGTKKRLVAPSLSVTLSCRDSRDPSNDGFSAAALSATPDETPSLDINLEALETPSGSETGTLPDSTHELEWEDDLPRMARGRSGAVARSPMEQSEGLMELDQVDSRGRRWRRFCISGHEYHVNMSVLEPYLQVLSHGGYYGDEMNAIILFTSCYLPENTVEDYEYVMDNLFRYIVGTLDLMVSENYLLVYLCAMAPRNKLPAIKWLHQCYTSIDRRLKKDLKGLLVVHPAWYIKALITVVKPFISEKFGRKIRFIQSLQDLSQVIPTDRLQIPDAIRQ; the protein is encoded by the exons atgagCTCCCCCGCCGGGCACACGGGCAAGTTCACCGAGGACAG GGCTCCTGTAGGGGCCTCAGTCCCCCCCAACATCCAGGACATGGAGCTGAGGGAGGAGTGGCAGGACGACGGCTTCCCCAG GCCTCTCCCAGAGGATTGTGGGAGtccaggagagacagagagcccaTCAGGTGGCGAGCAGCGACCAG TCCCACCCTCCAGCCTCGCCCTATCAGGAACAGTTGGAGGCGGAACTAAGAAGCGTCTGGTGGCCCCGTCTCTCAGTgtcactctgagctgcagagactcTCGCGACCCGAGCAACGATGGCTTTTCTGCTGCTGCGCTGTCGGCGACACCAGACGAGACACCGTCTCTCGACATCAACCTCGAGGCCCTGGAGACGCCCTCTGGCAGCGAGACTGGAACCCTGCCAGACAGCACGCACGAGCTGGAGTGGGAGG ATGACCTCCCCCGGATGGCAAGGGGCAGGTCCGGGGCTGTGGCCAGGAGCCCGATGGAGCAGTCGGAGGGTCTGATGGAGTTGGACCAGGTGGACAGCAGGGGGCGCCGTTGGAGGAGGTTCTGCATCTCCGGACATGAATATCACGTCAACATGAGCGTCCTGGAGCCGTACCTCCAGGTCCTGTCacatggag GTTACTATGGAGATGAGATGAACGCCATCATCCTGTTTACCTCCTGCTACCTGCCGGAGAACACGGTGGAGGACTACGAGTATGTCATGGACAACCTGTTCAG GTACATCGTGGGGACGTTGGACCTGATGGTCTCAGAGAACTACCTGCTGGTCTACCTGTGTGCCATGGCTCCCAGAAACAAACTGCCAGCCATCAAATGGCTTCACCAGTGCTACACGTCCATTGACAGGAG GCTGAAGAAGGACCTGAAGGGGCTGCTGGTTGTCCATCCTGCCTGGTACATCAAGGCTCTCATCACGGTGGTCAAACCCTTCATCAg TGAGAAGTTCGGCAGGAAGATTCGGTTCATCCAGAGTCTGCAGGATCTGTCTCAGGTCATCCCCACAGATAGGCTGCAGATCCCAGATGCAATACGCCAGTAA